The DNA sequence TGCATCTACGCTATACTTACTTTAGACAGAACGGTATCCGAAAGTAGAAAATAAGATCATATTTTTGATATTTGACTTGTCATTTCTGTCCCATTTAGTGTTTTTGCTGGTCCTGTTGGTTTTCTGATTTTTATGTCACTAACTAACCGTTTCCTTCATTTTGTGTCCCAGTTGCCTTCGTTCCAGAGACTGTGTAGCTAACTAACCGTTTCCTTCATTTTGTGTCCCAGTTGCCTTCGTTCCTGGTTCCAGAGACAGCAGACGTGTCCTACATGTCGTATGGATGTCCTCCGGGCCTCTAACCCCAACCAGCCTCCCACCCCAGCGCCTGCCCAGCCTCCTGCCCCGGCAGCACCCGCCAACGCCCCTGTCCCTGGTCCACCTGGGAACGGTGGGTAGCACCACACAGAACAACACGTCCATTGTCTAACGTCAAATATCGCAATGGCTCCATCTGTTAAACTGGAACAGGTTAAATATTTAGATATCTGATAGTAACCTTGTAGTCGTTTCATGAAGTTACTATATATCTGATAGGAACCTAGTAATAAACTCAGCGAAAaatgaaacgtcctctcactgtcaactgcgtttattttcggCAAACGTAATATTTGTATGAacgtaacaagattcaacaactgagatattaactgaacaagttccacagacgaaCATAcatttaataatgtgtccctgaacaaaggggggggaggggtcaaaatcaaaagtaacagtcggtatctggtgtggccaccagctgcattaagtactgcagtgcatttcctcctcatggactgcaccagatttgccagttcttgctgtgagatattaccccactcttccaccaaggcacctgcaagttctcagacatttctggggggaacggCCCTaatcctcaccctccgatccaacaggtcccagtcGTGCTCAATGGGTGTGAGATCCGGGGTCTTCGCTGGCCATTTttattacatatatatatttttttacctttatttaactaggcaagtcagttaagaacaaattcttattttcaatgacggcctaactgcctgttcaggggcagaacgacagatttgtaccttgtcagctcgggggtttgaacttgcaaccttccggttactagtcaaacactctaaccactaggctaccctgccgccctgtcTGGctggaaatcacgcacagaatgagcagtatggctggtggcattgtcatgctggaagggtaccacatgagggaagggtaccacatgagggaggaggatgtcttccctgtaacgcacagcgttgagattgcttgcaatgacgacaagctcagtccgataatgctgtgacacataccgccccagaccatgacggaccctccacctccaaatcaatcccgctccagagtacaggcctcggtgtaaagctcattccttcgccgataaacgtgaatccgaccatcacccctggtgagacaaaaccgcaactcgtcggtgaagagcactttttgccagtcctgtctgatccagtgatggtgggtttgtgcccataggcgacgttgttgccagtgatgtctggtgaggacctgccttacaacaggcctacaagcccatGCCTAAGgaacgttcatgcagatgagcagggacactgggcatGTTTCTtttggtgtcctaagttttcagaactgtgaccttaatcgcctaccgtctgtaagctgttagtgtcttaacgatcgttccacaggtgcatgttcattaattgtttatggttcattgaacaagcatgggaaacagtgtttaaaccctttacaatgaagatctgtgaagttatttggatttttacgaattatctttgaaagacagggtcctaaaaaaagggacgtttcttctttttttcttctGAGTTTAGTTTCATGAAGTTACTAGATATCTGATAGAAACCCACTAATAGTTTCATGAAGTTACTAGATATCTGATAGAAACCCACTAATAGTTTCATTAAGTTACTAGCTGTAAACTGGGTTGACTCCCAAGCGGCTGACTGACATGCGTCCTCTTGTCCCCTTGTCTCATCTAGTTGGCCCTGGAATGATGCCCCACTTCCCCCCAGGGCTGTTTCCTTTCTGGGGCCCCTTCCCTGGAGCGGCTCCCCCTGCTGGTGCTCCCGGTGCCCCAGGGGCCACAGACGCCCCTGGGGCCACAGAGGCAGCTCAGACTCAGGGCGCTGGTGAGTCTCATTTCTACTCTCTGGTACTAAGGCATCTGTCAAATTGTCAGTCTTATCTTTTCTGAATGGGAGGGTAGACGCAGACCAATCTTCACATTCTAGTCAATTAGAGGTTTCTCTGACCTAGATGATGAAATGGCCCGTTCAATACAGATTCTCAATTGAGCATGCTTTTTGGTCCAGGACTAGACTTCCTCTGGGTCTGGAAGACCAGCCCTAAAGTGTCTGTCCTAACATTCTTGGAACATTGAAGTCATCATTTCTCCTTGTGTGAATCAGGTACCAGTCATTCCACAGGGGCCAGTACAGTCGGTGCTGCTCCTGCTCCAGGAGGCCCTATGCCTGGGTTCCCCTTCCCCTCCTTCCCACCCCCACCGTTCCCCTCAGCTCCATGGCTGACTATGCCACCACCTCCACCGTTTGGTAAGATCTGGATTCATTCCTACTTACTCCTTCACTTATAAAGGAAGCCTCCATCATGAAAATAGTATTGTAGATGGGCCACCATTTTCAACATTTCTATCAACAGTTTTGTTCTTATCTACCCTGTTGCTGAGGGAGGGCTGTTGCCGAGGGAGGGCTAAGATGTTCACAAATCTGTATTAAGGCTGGTATCTTGAATAACCTTGTTATGCTGTGTGTTCTGTCCCAGTGTCATCCATGCCCCCTCCTCCCCCGGCCCTGTCCACCATGTCAGAGGCTGAGCTGAGGGAGCTGGAGCAGGAGGGCCGTAGAGGCCTGGAGGCCAGACTGCAGTGTCTCCACAACATCCACACTCTACTGGACGCTGCCATGCTCAACATCCACCACTACCTCACTACCGTCGCCACGCTCACGTAATGATGCCTTGTTTTCATTTTTACGCAGGTCAACATTTCCATTTATTGTTTAGCCTATGATTATCATGCTACTCCTTTGCTCCTCAGTCCTCCTCAGTCAGAAACCAGCAGCGCTGCCGGCGAGGCCAGCGGAtcatctcctccctccactaGTGCAGAAACCCAGGAGAACCAGGAGAATGACTCTCAGAGCAGTACAGGTAAGTCCTCCTATTGACTGACTGATTTTGTGAAGTGAACATGAATCATTTTGTAGGAATCCGGACTAGCTGTTAGTGGGATTTTGAAGCGGTATGTTTTACACTGTAGACACATTTTCTCACTTTTGTTTCGCTCCTCTGTCTCTTACTCTCCAGCCGCTGAACCTGAAGCTGTGAACGGGGCCACAGGTTTCTCCCAGCCAGACTCTACCACGTTGGGCGACAGTGAAGACAAGCGGGatgaagaggaaggagatggagaggaagtcGGCGAAGACGGAGAGCCCAACCCTTCAGAGCTGAGGCGCCGTCGTCTCCGCAAACTCGAGACCACACCCCCCCCTCCTGACCACTGATACATGCCTACTGATGCATTCTGGGAACTGACTTATCAATCAATACATTATTGATTACCAATCAATAATAAgagatgtattttatttttctctttttCCCCTCCTGGCTCTGTGTTTTCGTGCTGTTTAAACTCAGACAgccaagagagaggaagaaggaacAACCGTTTTGTTGTTGGAACATATTAAAAGCAAGATTCTTTTCTTTTTCAACTGCC is a window from the Oncorhynchus clarkii lewisi isolate Uvic-CL-2024 chromosome 14, UVic_Ocla_1.0, whole genome shotgun sequence genome containing:
- the LOC139366569 gene encoding E3 ubiquitin-protein ligase synoviolin-like, with product MVRAGLVTATSLALTGAVIAHAYFLKHQFYPTVVYLTKSSPSMAVLYIQAFVLVFLLGKFMRKIFFGQLRAAEMEHLIERSWYAVTETCLAFTVFRDDFSPRFVALFTLLLFIKCFHWLAEDRVDFMERSPNISWVFHFRVFSLMVLLGILDFLFVNHACHSIITRGASVQLVFGFEYAILMTMVLTTFIKYTLHTVHLQSDNPWDNKAVYMLYTELFTGFIKVLLYMAFMTIMIKVHTFPLFAIRPMYLAMRQFKKAVTDAIMSRRAIRNMNTLYPDATPEDLLASDNVCIICREEMVTGAKKLPCNHIFHSSCLRSWFQRQQTCPTCRMDVLRASNPNQPPTPAPAQPPAPAAPANAPVPGPPGNVGPGMMPHFPPGLFPFWGPFPGAAPPAGAPGAPGATDAPGATEAAQTQGAGTSHSTGASTVGAAPAPGGPMPGFPFPSFPPPPFPSAPWLTMPPPPPFVSSMPPPPPALSTMSEAELRELEQEGRRGLEARLQCLHNIHTLLDAAMLNIHHYLTTVATLTPPQSETSSAAGEASGSSPPSTSAETQENQENDSQSSTAAEPEAVNGATGFSQPDSTTLGDSEDKRDEEEGDGEEVGEDGEPNPSELRRRRLRKLETTPPPPDH